In Pseudomonas sp. LRP2-20, the genomic window GCAGCCCGGTGCTGCGCTCGGCCGAGTCGGACATCGCTGCGGCTGAAAAACAGTACGATGCCGCCAAGTCCAGCTTCTACCCACGTTTCGATGCCGAACTCGGCCGCACCGCCGACAACAACATCGATGGCATCGTGGGTCACAACAACGATTGGGAAGCCATGGTGCGGATGAACTTCAATCTGTACGCTGGCGGCAGCAACAAGGCCGAGCTGGAAGCCAAGTCGCACCTTGCCGGCCAGGCTCTGGACATCCGCAACAACGCCCTGCGCCAGCTGAACGAAGAGCTGGGCCTGGCCTGGAACGCCCAGGAAAACGCTAACGCCCAGGTGCCGATCGCCCAGCAGTATGTCGACCACAGCAACCGGGTGCGTAGCGCCTACCAGCAGCAGTTCAGCCTTGGCGAGCGGACCCTGCTCGACCTGCTCGACAGCGAGAACGAAACCTTCACCGCTCAGCGTCGGTTGGTGGAGGTGAAGAATATTCAGTTGTTTACTCAGTACCGAATCAAGGCGACCATTGGCCAACTGCTCAAGAGCCAGGGTGTTGTAGCGCCGATGGCCACCGTTGTGCAGAACGATTTGAAACCCCGGGTGAACCTGCCAGGCCTTAACTGAGGCGCACCCGTCCACCTAACGCCAGGTTGAAGAGAGCACCGCGTGGAATCCGAAGTCAGTCGAGTCCAACTCAACCACGATCCGCGCAGTCAGCATGACGATCCGTTACTGGATAGCCTGCTGACGCTGTGCGTCCTGCATCAGAAACCCGCCAGCCGGGCGATGCTCACCACCGGCCTGCCGCTGCCGTCCCAGCGCCTGAACCCCGAACTGCTGCCCCGCGCAGCGGCTCGCGCCGGGCTGCAAGGCCGGCTGCTGCAGCGCAAGCTGGAGCAGATCCCGAGCATCGCCATGCCAGCCATGCTGCTGCTCAAGGAAGGCCGCGCCGCTGTGCTGCTGGGCTGGGAAAACGCCGACACCGCGCGGCTGCTGCTCAGCGAGAGCGACGGTGGCGAGGTACTGGTCAGCCGTGAGGCGTTGGTGGAGGACTACAGCGGCAAGGTGTTCTTCGCCCAGCCGCAGCACAAGTACGACGTCAACCACGGCAACCTCATCCCGCGCGCAAAGTCCTGGTTCCGCGACACCCTGCTGCGCAGCAAGTGGCTGTACATCGACGCCATCGCCGCCAGCCTGGTGATCAACCTGATCGCACTGGCCGCGCCGCTGTTCGTGATGAACGTCTATGATCGCGTGGTGCCCAACCAGGCCACGTCGACCCTGTGGGTACTGGCCATCGGCATCAGTGGCGCGTACCTGTTCGACCTTATCCTCAAGGGCCTGCGTGGCCTGTGCCTGGACCTGGCGGGCAAGAAGACCGACCTGATCATCTCCGCCACGCTGTTCGAGCGCATCGTCGGCATGTCGATGAAGTACCGCCCGGCACGGGTCGGCAGCTTTGCCCAGAACATCCACGAGTTCCAGGGCCTGCGCGACTTCCTCGCTTCGCTGACCCTGACCAGCCTGATCGACCTGCCGTTCACCCTGATCATTCTCATGGTCATCGCCATCATCGGCGGCCACCTGGTGTGGATCCCGATCCTCGCCTTCCCGTTGGCCCTGGGCATCGGCTACGCCTTGCAGCGGCCATTGATGGCGACCATGGAACGGACCATGGCGCTGGCTTCCGAGCGCCAGTCGAGCCTGATCGAAACCCTGGCCGGGCTGGACGCGGTCAAGGTCAACAATGCCGAGAGCGAACGCCAGTACATGTGGGAGCAGACCCTCGGCACCCTCAGCCGTCTCGAGCTGCGGGTGAAAGTGCTGTCGAGCCTGGCCATGAACATCACCCTGCTGATCCAGCAGATGGCTGGCGTGGCGATGATCTGTGTCGGCGTTTACCTGATCATCGACGGTAACCTCAGCATGGGTGGCCTGGTGGCCTGCTACATGCTCAGCGGTCGCGCCCTGGGCCCGTTGAGTTCGCTCAACGGCCTGCTGGCCCGCTACCAGCAAGCTAAGGTGACCATGGTCTCGACCAACCAGATGATGGAGCTGCCGCAAGAGCGCAACTTCGAGGAACGCCCACTGAGTCGCCAGGTGCTGCAAGGCGCCATCGAGTTCCGTGGCGTCGACTTCACCTACCCCAACCAGCAAAACCAGGCGCTCAAGGGCATCAACCTGAGCATTCGCCCCGGCGAGAAGGTTGGCATCATCGGCCGCAGCGGTTCGGGCAAGAGCTCGCTGGCCAAGCTGATCGTCGGGCTGTACGAGGCGGACAATGGTTCGCTGTTGGTCGACGGCGTGGACATCCGTCAGATCGACGTCAGCGAGCTGCGCCACAACGTCGGCTACGTGCCGCAGGACATCCAGCTGCTGGCCGGTACCTTGCGTGACAACCTGGTCAGCGGTGCCCGCTACATCGAGGATGAACTGATCCTGCAGGCTGCCGAGTTGTCCGGCGTACACGAGTTCGCCCGGCTGCACCCGGACGGCTACGAGCTGCAGGTCGGCGAGCGTGGCCAGAACCTGTCCGGCGGCCAGCGGCAGAACGTCGCCCTCGGCCGAGCATTGCTGCTCAACCCGCAGATACTGCTGCTCGACGAGCCCACCGCGGCCATGGACAATACTGGCGAAGAGCGCCTCAAGCAGCGCCTGCAGGCGGTGATCGAGAGCAAGACCGTGCTGCTGGTCACCCACCGCGCCTCGCTGCTGACGCTGGTCGACCGGCTGATCGTCATCGACCGCGGGCAGATTGTTGCCGATGGCCCGAAAGCCTCGGTCATGGACGCGCTGAAGAAGGGGCAGATCAGTGTTGCATAAGCTGGATTTCGGCGTGTTCAAGGACGGCCTGCGTCGGTACTTCAAAGGCTCCGATTCGCTCAACGGTCAGCCGCTTCCCGAGGTCAACAAGGCGCTGATCGAAGACGCCCCGCGCGTGGTGCGCCTGACTATCTGGGGGGTGATCGCGTTCTTCCTGTTCCTGATCGTCTGGGCCAGCTTCGCGCCCATCGACGAAGTCACCCGCGGCGAGGGCAAGGCCATCCCGTCGTCCAAGGTGCAGAAGATCCAGAACCTGGAGGGCGGCATCGTCGCCGAGATCTTCGCCAAGGAAGGGCAGGTGGTGGAAGTCGGCCAGCCGCTGCTGCGCCTGGACGAAACCCGTTTTGCCTCCAACGTCGGTGAAACCGAGGCCGATCGCCTGGCCATGGCCCTGCGCGTCGAGCGCCTGAGCGCCGAGGTCGAGGATCGGCCACTGAAGATCGACGAAGAACTGCGCAAGGCAGCGCCTAGCCAGGCGGCCGATGAGCAATCGCTGTACCAGAGCCGTCGCCAGCAGTTGCAGGATGAGCTCGCTGGCCTGCAGCAGCAGCTGGTGCAGAAGCAGCAGGAGTTGCGCGAATTCACCTCCAAGCGCGCCCAGTACGCCAATAGCCTGCAGTTGCTGCGCCAGGAGATCGGCATGTCTGAGCCGCTGGTGGCCCAGGGAGCGGTTTCCCAGGTGGAGGTGCTGCGTCTGCGCCGCTCCGAGGTGGAAACCCGTGGTCAGATGGACTCCACGGCACTGGCCATTCCGCGTGCCGAAGCGGCCATCAAGGAAGTCGAGAGCAAGATCGAAGAGACCCGCGGCAAGTTCCGCAGCGAGGCCTTGACCAAGCTCAACGAAGCCCGCACCGAGCTGAACAAGGCGACCGCCACCAGCAAGGCGCTGGACGATCGTGTCAGCCGTACCTTGGTCACCTCGCCAGTGCGCGGTATCGTCAAGCAACTGCTGGTCAACACCATCGGCGGAGTGATCCAGCCGGGCAGCGACATCATCGAGATCGTGCCGCTGGACGACACCCTGGTGGTTGAGGCGAAGATCCTGCCCAAGGACATTGCCTTCCTGCATCCGGGGCAAGAAGCGACCATCAAGTTCAGTGCCTATGACTACACCATTTACGGTGGCTTGAAAGCCAAGCTCGAGCAGATCGGTGCTGATACCATCACCGACGAAGACAAGAAGACCACTTACTACCTGATCAAGCTGCGGACCGAGAAGAGCCACCTGGGCACCGACCAGAAGCCGCTGCTGATCATCCCCGGCATGGTCGCCACGGTGGATATCATGACCGGCAAGAAGACCATCATGAGCTACCTGCTCAAGCCAATCATGAAGGCCCGCGACGAGGCCCTTCGCGAGCGGTAAGCCTGCTCCGGCTTTCGCGGGCAAGCCCGCTCCCACAGGTATTGCTCTGACCCTGTGGGAGCGGGTTTACCCGCGAAAGGGCCAGTACAGGCAGCACCAAAAGCGGGCACAAATACCCTTCATATCTTTATTCTTTAAAGATATTTAAATTATTTTTCTTATTCCCATATAGTCACTCCCACTGCGTACCCGTCGACCAATCGATGCGCCGCACGACTTGAACCCACACGGGTAATCCCCGTGCGTTTCTGATCGTTGCGCGCCATTGAAGTCGCGCACTGCGTGGGAGTGAAACATGCCAGCCGCCTCGAACGCCTTGTCGTCCATCGACAGCGCCCAGCCGCAAACCTTCGAAATCCGTCCGTTCGCCGGTGCCGTCGGCGCCGAACTCATCGGCCTGGACCTGGCCAAACCGGTCACCGCCGAGGATTTCACCCGTATTCATCGCGCCCACCTCGACCACCATGTGCTGGTGTTCCGTGACCAGCGCATCAGCCCGGAACAACAGATCGCCTTCAGCCGCCGCTTCGGCGAATTGCAGATCCATGTGCTCAAGCAGTTCCTGCTCGCAGGCCACCCGGAAATCCTGATCGTCTCCAACATCATCGAGAACGGCCAGAACATCGGCCTGGGTGATGCCGGCAAGTTCTGGCACTCGGACCTGTCGTACAAGGAGCTGCCAAGCCTCGGTTCCATGCTGCATGCCCAGGAGCTGCCCAGCGAGGGTGGCGACACCCTGTTCGCCGACATGCACAAAGCCTGGGACGCCGTGCCCGAGGCCCTGCGCAAGGTGGTCGAGGGCCGCAGTGCCGCGCACTCCTACACCGCCCGCTACGCCGAAACCAAGTTCGAGGGCAACTGGCGCCCGACCCTGACTGCCGAGCAACTGGCGCAGGTCAAGGAAGTCATCCACCCGGTGGTGCGCACCCACCCGGAAAACGGCCGCAAGGCGCTGTTCGTCAGCGAAGGCTTCACCACCCGCATCGTCGGCCTGCCGGACGATGAAAGCCGCGATGTGCTGCAGCAGCTGTACGCGTTGAGCGTGCTCGAGCAGAACATCTATCGCCATCAGTGGCAGCCCCACGACCTGGTGTTCTGGGACAACCGCTCGCTGATCCACCTGGCCACCGGTTGCCCCGCGCACCTGCGCCGCAAACTGTTCCGCACCACCATCCAGGGCGATGCCCCGTTCTGACGACTGAGGAATTCATCATGCGCAAATCCATCAGCCGCCTGGCGGCAAGCATCGGCCTGGGCGCCAGCCTGGTTGTCGGCAGCCTGGCGGCTCCCGCCGTGGCACAAGCCGAAGGCAAGATCCGCATCGCCGAGCAGTTCGGCATCGTCTACCTGCTGCTCAACGTGGTGCGTGACCAGCACCTGATCGAGAAGCACGGCAAGGAGCAGGGCATCGACATCGAAGTGGACTGGGCCCAGCTGTCCGGCGGCTCGGCGATCAACGACGCGCTGCTGTCCGGCTCCGTGGACATCGCCGGGGCCGGGGTTGGGCCGCTGCTGACCGTGTGGGACCGCACCAAAGGCCGGCAGAACGTCAAGGCCGTGGCCTCGTTGGGCAACTTCCCGTACTACCTGGTCAGCAGCAACCCGAAGGTGAAGACCATCGCCGACATTTCCGACAAGGACCGCATCGCAGTGCCTGCGGTGGGTGTGTCGGTGCAATCGCGCTTCCTGCAGTACGCCGCCGCCCAGCAGTGGGGCGACAAGGAATACAACCGCCTCGACAAGTACACCCTGGCCGTGCCGCACCCGGATGCCACCGCCGCGCTGCTGGCCGGTGGCACCGAACTGAACGGGCACTTCTCCAACCCGCCGTTCCAGGACCAGGCGCTGGCCAACAAGGACGTGCACGTGGTGCTCAACAGCTATGACCTGCTCGGCCCCAACTCGCCGACCCTGCTGTTCGCCACCGAGAAATTCCGCAACGACAACCCCAAGACCTACAAGGCCTTCGTCGACGCCCTGGCCGAGGCGGCGGACTTCGCCCAGAAAGACAAGGCCGCTGCAGCGGATACCTATATCCGCGTGACCAAGGCCAAGATCGACCGCGACGCGCTGATCAAGCTGATCGACAACCCGCAGTACGAGTTCACTGTCACGCCGAAGAACACCTACAAGCTGGCCGAGTTCCTGTATCGGGTAGGCGCCATCAAGCACAAGCCGGAGTCGTGGAAGGACTACTTCTTCCAGGATGAACGCCCGCTGCAGGGGAGCTGACCGACCATGACCGCCCCATTGCCAGGCCACACGGCCAGCAACCTGAGCCGTGTCGCTACACCGCCGTTGCTGCAGGTAGACAACCTCAGCCTCGAATACCGCACTGCGCAGCGCGTGGTGCGGGCCACCCACCAGGTCAGCTTCGAAGTCGACCGTGCTGACCGTTTCGTCCTGCTTGGCCCGTCGGGCTGCGGCAAGTCCACCTTGCTCAAGTCCGTGGCCGGTTTCATCACCCCTCGGGAAGGGCAGATCCTGCTGCAGGGCCAGCCGGTCAACGGCCCCGGCCCGGACCGCATCGTGGTGTTCCAGGAGTTCGACCAACTGCCGCCGTGGAAGACGGTGAAAGAGAACGTCATGTTCCCGCTGCTGGTGTCTGGCCAGCTCAAGCGTGCCGAAGCCGAGGAGCGGGCCCTGCATTACCTGGACAAGGTCGGCCTGGCCGCCTTTGCCGATGTCTACCCGCACATGCTGTCGGGCGGGATGAAGGCGCGGGTGGCGATCGCCCGGGCGCTCGCCACCCAACCGAAGATCCTGCTGATGGACGAGCCGTTCGCCGCACTCGATGCGCTGACCCGGCGCAAGATGCAGGAAGAACTGCTGCTGCTGTGGGAGGAAGTGCGTTTCACCTTGCTGTTCGTCACCCACTCCATCGAAGAGGCGCTGGTGGTCGGCAACCGCATCCTGCTGCTGTCGCCCCATCCGGGCCGGGTACGGGCCGAGGTGCACAGCCACCAGTACGACCTCGGCAGCCTCGGCGCTGCGGACTTCCAGGCCAGTGCTCGGCGCATCCATCGCTTGCTGTTCGACGAGGCTGAAGCCCCCGAACAAGCTGATGACTTGGGCTTCAACGACATCCGCATCGCCTACTGACAGGAGCTTGAGCCATGACCCCTACACCTGTACGCCAGGAATACGAGGTGCAGCTGGAGCCTTTGCTCAGTGTGCCTGTGGAACGCAACCTGCCGTTGGCCCAGCGCCTGTGGCAGCACGGCTGGCTGCGCAAGGCGGTGATCCTGGTGGTGATCGCCGCCTTGTGGGAAGCGATCGCCCGCTACCAAGGCAACGACTTGCTGCTGCCGACCTTCCTGCAGACCGCCGCCGCACTGTGGGACGGGCTGCTCAGCGGCGAGCTGCCGGCCAAGGTCGGTGTGTCGCTGGTGATCCTGCTCAAGGGCTACCTGCTGGGCATTGTTCTGGCCTTTGGCCTGACCAGCCTGGCGGTGTCGACCCAACTGGGGCGGGATCTGCTGGGCACCCTGACCTCGATGTTCAACCCGCTGCCGGCGATTGCCCTGCTGCCGCTGGCGTTGTTGTGGTTCGGGCTGGGAGACAACAGCCTGATCTTCGTGCTGGTGCATTCGGTGTTGTGGGCGCTGGCGCTGAATACCTATGCGGGCTTTCTTGGGGTTTCGGAAACCTTGCGCATGGCCGGGCGCAATTACGGCCTGAAAGGGCTGCGCCTGGTCCTGCATATCCTGGTGCCGGCGGCGTTGCCGTCGATCCTCTCGGGGCTGAAGATCGGCTGGGCGTTCGCCTGGCGCACGCTGATCGCCGCCGAACTGGTGTTCGGCGCCAGCAGCGGCAAGGGCGGGCTGGGCTGGTACATCTTCCAGAACCGCAACGAGCTGTATACCGACAAGGTGTTTGCCGGGTTGGCGGTGGTGATCCTGATCGGCTTGCTGGTCGAGGGGTTGGTGTTCAACACCCTGGAGCGGTTGACCGTTCGGCGGTGGGGCATGCAGAGGTAATAGACCTGTGCCGGCCTCTTCGCGGGCTCGCCCGCTCCCACAGGGACGGCACAGTCTTCAAGGCATGTGAGATCCTGTGGGAGCGGGCAAGCCCGCGAAGAGGCCAGCACGGGCGACCAATTCATGTGCTGTGGGGCATGGCCCTTGCTCTGAAAAACCTTCATACATTTACAAGCTAATTTGTCTGAAAAGTTGTAGGAAAATTCTGAGTTTAGTCTCGATCTCCTTAGAACTATTGCGGTCCTCTTTCCTCGCGCCTAGCCTGTTCCGCTCATTCGTTTACAAGGAACAGTAATCATGGCTTTCGACGCTTTCATTCAAATCGCGGAAATTGCTGGCGAATCACAAGACGAGCACTACAAGCACTGGATCGAGATCCTCGGCTACACGTTCGGCACCAGCCAAAGCACCTCTGCTACCGCGAGTTCCGCAGGGGGCGCCACCTCCGGGCGTACCACCCTGAGCAACCTGACCTTCACCAAATACCTGGACAATGCCAGCTGCAAATTGCTTGAAGCCAGTTGCACAGGGCAGCACCTGAAAGAAGTCAGGCTGGTCGTCTGCCGCGCCGGTGGCGACAAGCTGAAGTACTACGAAGTGGTGCTCGAAGAAGTGATCATTGCCGATTTCATACAAGGCGTGCACGCCGGCGTGCCGACTGAAATCGTCCAACTCAACTACGGCCGTATCAAGACCACCTACACCCGGCAGCAGCGCGTCGATGGCGGTGCTGGCGGCAGTGTCACCGGTGGCTGGGACCGCATTGCCAACAAGAAATTTGCGTGAGGAACGACCATGTCCGAGGCACGCAGCTTTATAAATTCCAAGGCACAGAACTACGCGACCCTGAAGAACGGCACACCGATGAACGCCAATCAGCAGGCCAAGTTCGATGTGCTCAATGCGCATATCGTCAACACGGTTGTCCTGGCCGGCGAACTGGTGATTGTAGGTGATCCCAGCACGCCCTCCTGTACCAGCCATGAAGCCTTTCTCATGGGCAAGGCGGCAGGTATTCACCGCGACATCGTCTTCAACGGCGGCGGTGTCGATGGGTTCATGCTGGATAACTTCGAGATGCTGCAGAGCCTGCTGGCCCATGCGTCGATGGGGGCAGGTGCCGCGAGCGATGGCTGGGCCAGGCATCTGGAGGCGATCAAGAGGACACTGGAGCAGATTGAGCAACTGCACCGCGAGCATATGAGTGGTGGTGCGTTCAGGGCGCGGGAGGCGTTTTACGCCAAACGTGCGGCGCTGTTCAGCGCGCTGGATGAACAGTTGGGGAAGACTGCCGCTTACGGCTCTGGCCTACGAAACCAGGGATCGATCAAGCGGATGCTGCAGCTTTCCACTAAGCGCTATCTTAGTAACGGTGAAATTACGGGGTATGCAAAGAAGGTGACGGGAGTGGCGAGGGCTGCGAGTCTGATCAAAAAAGGTGCTTACATTGGGGTTGCCTTGGATGTAGCCGCTACTGGACTGGAAATTAATAAAGCTTGCACTCTAGGGAGAGAGGAGGAATGTGCTAGAGCTAAGTATGTAGAGGGTGGCTCCCTGGCACTAGGTTTAGCCGGAGGTAGTATCGGGGGAGCGTACGGCGGGGCAATCGCCACCGGGGCATGCGCGTTTGTGCTTGGAATTACAACAGGCCCTGGCTCTTTGGTTTGCGGTGTAGTGGGTGGGGCGGTTGGGGGAGCAATCGGCGGCGAGATAGGAGGGGCAGGGGGTGAGATTGCAGGTGATTTTCTATATCGCAAAGTTTCAGAATGAACATGTTTGAGCCTGGTCTTGTTGTCTTGTTGGGTTTTGGCTTTGGGATAATAACTCTATTTGTACTGGTGTATGTTGCTTGTGTGTATATAGATAGAATTGAGTCCTTTCTTGAAGGGTCTAAGTATGTGCAGGGCGTCAAGGAGGCATTTTTCCATGCAGGTATGCCGGGAAAGGTTCTGCGTATATGTAGCATTGCCTGTCTTTTGACACTGCCAGGCCCTTATGTGCGACGCGGGCTAGCGAACGGCGAGGAGATAAAGAAATTTCCGAGATCAATGAGGTGTGTGTTGGTTGGGCTATGGTTAGCGCTGACCTTTGAAGTCTTAGCGATGCTGGCATTTAGGGTCTGGCTTTATATTGTTTGAATTGCTCTGGTAGTCGTGATCTTGGTAAATTTTTAATGATTACCTTGGTGGCGGTAGGTAGGGCGCTAAGGTCTATGTTTGGAGAGATAATGGGTCAGGTCTTATGTGAGGCTGCAAAGTGACGAATATCCAGATAGCCCTACTCGGTATTTGCTTGTTTGCTTCGCCCGCACTGATGTTTGCGGCATGGGTTTTTGTCGCTTGTCGTTATCTTGAGCATGTTGAATCTTTATTAAAAAATAGCAAGATTATTGTCGGTAATAGGGATAATTTGTCCCGTGCCGGGCTATTGGGGAAGGTTTTGCGTGTGGGGGGAATTTCCGCGATGCTATCCGTGAGCCAGTTCTGCGTGCGAAAGGGTTTGGTTGACGCTGGAGATTTACAAGCAGTACCTGATCGCATCAAAAGGCTGTTGATTGTATTGTGGCTATTGCACTTGTCTTTGTTTGCATCTTTGGCATCGTTCTGCATATGGGTAGGTGTCTTACGAGGCTGATTGCTAAGTAAGCGCTGCAGCGGCGATTTGTGATAATTTACGCGAATGGTATATCGTGAGTAAATTTGAGATTAACTTGGTTGCGATTTGTTTTTTCTTCTTGGCAATGGTCGCATTTTTAGTGCAAATGTATGTCGCCATAAGACATCTTGATGAGATTGAAAGGCTGCTGTCGAAGAGCAATTTTGTGTTGGGGAATAGGAGACTTTATTTGCACGTAGGCCTCTTGGGTAAAATTATGCGTATCGGAAGTGTCAGATTTTTTGTGTGCGGGCCGGTAACGGCCTGCCGTCAGGCAGGCCCTGATCTTCACCAGGTTGGCCTGATGAACCGATCTCCGTACAGAATCGCAAATTGATTCATCGCGCTTTTCCAATCATGGGCCGGTTTTCCCCAATTGGCTGTTATGTTGCGCAATCCCAGCCAAATCAGTTTGGTCGCTGCGTCATCATTCGGGAAATGCCCTCGGGTCTTGATGACCTTGCGTAGCTGGGCGTTGATGCTCTCGATCGCGTTGGTGGTATAGATCACCTTCCGGATGGCGGGCGGAAAGACAAAGAATGGAATCACGCGATCCCAGGCGCGTCTCCAGGCAGCCACCACCGTTGGATATTTCTCACCCCACGGCCCGCTCTCAAACTCATCGAGTGCTTGCTCAGCCGCTTCGGCATTGATGGCTTGGTAAATCGGTTTCAGTTCCTTGGCCAGTGCGCGCCGTTTGTCCCAGGCCGCGTAGTCCAGGCTGTTGCGGATCAGATGCACGATGCACGTCTGCAATGTCGTCTCTGGAAACACGGCGCTGAGGGCTTCTGGCATGCCTTTAAGGCCATCGGTCACGGCAATCAGCACGTCCTCGACGCCACGTGTCTTGAGATCGTTGAACACCTTCATCCAGAACTTCGCACCCTCAGTGTTCTCGATCCAGATGCCCAGGATGTCGCGCGTCCCGTCGGGTAGAACGCCCAAAGCCAAGTAAATGGCCTTGTTGCGCACCAGGCCTTCTTCGCGAATCTTCACCCGCAGCGCATCAAAGAAAATGACCGGGTACATCGGCTCCAATGGCCGCTGTTGCCACGCGCCAATTTCGTCCATGACCTCGTCTGTCACAGAGCTGATGAAGTCGGGTGAAACGTCGGTTCCATACTGCTCGGACAGGAAGGCCCGGATCTCTCTGACTGTCATTCCACGGGCGTACATGGCGATGATCTTGTCGTCGAAGCCAGTGTAACGGCGCTCATGTTTGGGGATCAGGATGGGCGAGAAGCTGCCGTCACGGTCGCGAGGGATATCCAAGCGCAGAGGCCCATCGCCGGTTAGCACTGTCTTGCCGCTTTTGCCGTTGCGCTGGTTGGTTTCATCCTCCGGGCGCTGCGCGCCCGGCGGATAACCCAGGTGGTGGCCAAGCTCGGCATGCAGAGCGCGTTCGATCAAGGCCTTCTTGAACGCCGCAGAGGCATCCTCGATAGCTTCTGCGGTCATCAGGCCCTCACCGAACTGCTCCAGCAGCTCCTTGGGGATTTTGGGCAGGTCACGCAGGGGTTTCTTTTTGGTTGGCATACATGCACCTCTTACTCATGTTATGCCCGAACACAAAATTTCTGACACCCTCTGCGTATCTGTACCATATCAACACTACTGACAACTTCATGTTTATTTGTTCGAAAGGGGTTGGTTGACGAGGCTCAATTGCAAAACTTTCCGGCACCTATGAAAAGGCTGCTGGTAGTACTCTGGTGCACAATGTGTATTTCTTCAGTCGCTTTCCTCGCGCTCGGGTCTTTTTAAGAGTGTATTTAGGGGCGCGCAGACTGCAGTGCTATGCGCGATGCTCAATTGCGCACTGTCCAAGGAAGCTTTGCCGGGAGGACGATTTGTGAAAAGAGGAATGAATGAAGTCGACAGCCGTAGTAGTAGGAATGTCCATGTTGTTATTCTGGATAATGGTCAGTATGGGCTTAATGATTTTTCTTGCGTGCCGATATCTTGATGTGATTGAGTCGAAGTTGGTGGGGTGCAGTTATGTGCGAGATAATCGGCTGAATTTCTCGTCGGCGGGATTGCTAGGGAGAGTGATACGTGCGAGCCTGGCCGCAAACATGCTTATGATGCCTGGAATCTTTGTTCGCAGAGGTGTTGCGGATGCTTCCGAAATATCGAGATTTCCAAGGGGCTTGAGAATTAAGATGCTGATCTCTTGGGGAGGGCTAATGACTTCTACGATCCTGTTTTTTGTTTCTCACAATATTCTGAAATTTTTAAATTTTCCAGTTGAATGAAACGGTATTTTTCCTGTGCCGGCTTCGC contains:
- a CDS encoding IS256 family transposase, with product MPTKKKPLRDLPKIPKELLEQFGEGLMTAEAIEDASAAFKKALIERALHAELGHHLGYPPGAQRPEDETNQRNGKSGKTVLTGDGPLRLDIPRDRDGSFSPILIPKHERRYTGFDDKIIAMYARGMTVREIRAFLSEQYGTDVSPDFISSVTDEVMDEIGAWQQRPLEPMYPVIFFDALRVKIREEGLVRNKAIYLALGVLPDGTRDILGIWIENTEGAKFWMKVFNDLKTRGVEDVLIAVTDGLKGMPEALSAVFPETTLQTCIVHLIRNSLDYAAWDKRRALAKELKPIYQAINAEAAEQALDEFESGPWGEKYPTVVAAWRRAWDRVIPFFVFPPAIRKVIYTTNAIESINAQLRKVIKTRGHFPNDDAATKLIWLGLRNITANWGKPAHDWKSAMNQFAILYGDRFIRPTW